DNA from Streptomyces sp. NBC_01260:
AGATCATGCCGTGCGACCGAGTTCGTCCCGCCGACGTACACGTTGTGCGTGTCGGCGGCTATCGACATCGCCAACTGGGGCCCGATCGGGGCGCCTGCCGCGATCAGGTCCCATGAGGTGTCCGAACCCGTGCTCGGATCGACCTCGAAGATCAGGCCGAAGGCCGAGACGACGATTACCTTGTCGTCGCGGATCCACAGGCCCCAGATCTCGCCGAATTCCCCGTCCTTGGGCTTGATCTCGCGGAACGTACCGGTGCTCAACGTCAACTCGATCAGCGCGGCACCATTGAAGTACATCGTGTCGCCGAGCTTGCGCGGCAACCGAAGGAAGTGCTGCTCACTCTGCACGAGTGTGTACTGGGTTGGGTCGTCGGCGTCCATGATCGCGACCGCTGCGCCGTCGTCGGTGGTCGAGCACACGTACAGCGTGCCGTCGTAGAGACCGACGTCACGAACCTCTACTTGCCCCGTGAACTCCTTCGGCAGGATCGATGTGATCTTCTTCGTGGCGCGGTCCATGACAAAGAGTCCGGCCTTGGTGCTGGTCGGAGTGGCGCCGAGCGACGCGCCGGTGCCGATGTAGATCTTGTCCTGCGTGGCCAGCAGGCAGCGGATCATCGGTACGTTCGGATCGGGGATCGCGATCTCGGTGAGCTCACCGGTGGCCGGGTCGTACTGGCGCAGCTTGGGCTGGGGCTCTCGGCCGCCGAAGAAGATCTTGTTGTCCGGCGACGCACTGATCGCGTACGGATCGAGGCCGGGGATCGAGTGGAGATCCTCCTTGGGTGCGCCGGCCGCGGAGAGATCGAGCCGGATGAAGCCCGGGCCCGGGGCGGAGTCGTACTCCCGGATCGCTGAGTACAGATACCGCCCGTCCGGGTCGACGGCGAGCAACTGCGTGCTGATCCCGGGCCCCTCGGTGACACTGGTGACCTTCTCGGTGTCGAAGTCGAAGCCGATGATCCGCATCGGATCGATGTTGCGCGAGGCGATGTACGCCTTGTTTCCCACCGGAATGGCAGCCGCGAGAGAGAAGTTGTTCACCCCCGGACCGAGGTCCGTGACCCGCACCCCTGACCTCGGCGTCGCCCTGGCGTCGGTCGCGGGGAGGCCGGCGACGGCCAGTGCACCCGCACCGACGGCCCCCCACTGCATCATCTGACGTCGTGTGATCGGTACGTCCTGCATGGTTGTGTGCTCCTTCGTCGGGTTCTGAGGATGCGCACGGGGAATTCATGGCCTTCCCCGTGGCCGGAGGGATCAGCCCGCAGTCCAGCGCAGGCCGCCCAGAAGGTGGCCGCGGAAGGCCGGGTCGGTGTAGGCGTCAACCGCGTGGCCCAGCGATGTGTAGAACGAGCGGCCGGCGCCTGACTCCTTGCACCACACCAGGGGGTGATCGGCGCCCATGCCGCCTCCCTCGTAGCCGGCTTCGTCGATGGTGGCGAGGACCTGCACGCCGGGGCGCCGCGGATTGCTCCGGAAGTCGTACCACTCGTCGTTCCAGTCCCACCGCGGCGGAAGATGGCGCATCGATGGATGGCTCCGGTCCTCGACCAGCACGGTGCCGGACTGGAAGTCCGGGTGGCCGGCGAAACGCGCGCCGAGCAACTCCCCGTAGTACGGCCAGTCGTACTCGGTGCACGCAGCGGAATGGATGCCCATGAAACCGCCACCGTCCGCGGTCCAGCGCCGCAGCGCCAGCTGCCCGTCCGGGGTGAGCACCTCGCCGCTGGTGGACAGGAATACCACCGCACTGCGCCCCGCCAGGGAA
Protein-coding regions in this window:
- a CDS encoding ThuA domain-containing protein — encoded protein: MSQTDRLSDVLVFTRTTAYRHDSIPAGQAALRELGEEHGFTVETSEDPSVFTDASLAGRSAVVFLSTSGEVLTPDGQLALRRWTADGGGFMGIHSAACTEYDWPYYGELLGARFAGHPDFQSGTVLVEDRSHPSMRHLPPRWDWNDEWYDFRSNPRRPGVQVLATIDEAGYEGGGMGADHPLVWCKESGAGRSFYTSLGHAVDAYTDPAFRGHLLGGLRWTAG